The Styela clava chromosome 13, kaStyClav1.hap1.2, whole genome shotgun sequence genome has a window encoding:
- the LOC120332808 gene encoding uncharacterized protein LOC120332808: MQKLIFPAVRFFLLLLWSSSHVYCQENKKKLMCEPIDDDYPLATLARGRPGKRGAAGPKGDKGENGIRGVVDYTEMNRRIDQAIVDMDVKFQKEIAQYKKQIEKYETNTRLLNLLKKGLCPVLHNEKCFVLITDESRMDLTQSREKCQSLDGQPANIYDREHFEKIVPLLRGKIFIGHTYTHIWTGMTVDTKTRRTYLTSDRKAPYSRWYPGRPYTVTLSYVGIHIDANPSSQHQGIFDEVPSYKLLGVLCEIQV, encoded by the exons ATgcaaaagttaatttttcctgCTGTTAGATTTTTTCTTCTACTGCTGTGGTCTTCAAGTCATGTGTATTGTCaggaaaataaaaagaaattaatgtGTGAGCCAATAGATGATGACTATCCTTTGGCCACGCTAGCACGAGGTAGGCCTGGCAAAAGAGGCGCAGCGGGTCCTAAAGGAGATAAAGGAGAAAATGGAATCCGTGGAGTAGTTGACTATACTGAAATGAATCGTCGTATCGACCAAG CTATTGTCGACATGGACGTAAAGTTTCAGAAGGAGATAGCACAATACAAGAAACAAATAGAGAAATATGAGACAAATACAAGACTATTAAACTTATTAAAAAAAG GTTTGTGTCCAGTTCTGCacaatgaaaaatgttttgttctAATAACGGATGAATCTAGGATGGATCTGACACAGAGTCGTGAGAAGTGCCAAAGTCTGGATGGACAACCAGCTAATATTTATGATCgcgaacattttgaaaaaatagttCCTCTACTTCGAGGGAAAATATTTATAGGCCACACATACACTCACATTTGGACAGGAATGACTGTCGATACAAAG ACTCGAAGAACGTATCTAACCAGCGACAGAAAAGCACCCTACTCTCGTTGGTATCCTGGACGACCATACACTGTTACACTATCATATGTTGGTATTCATATTGATGCTAACCCATCATCACAGCATCAGGGAATATTTGACGAAGTTCCATCCTATAAACTTCTCGGAGTGCTTTGTGAAATCCAAGTGTAA